In Gossypium arboreum isolate Shixiya-1 chromosome 5, ASM2569848v2, whole genome shotgun sequence, a single genomic region encodes these proteins:
- the LOC108453230 gene encoding protein argonaute 4 — protein sequence MDSFEQEGNGAALESLPPPPPVPPDVVPIKAESDAKKIVRHPMARRGVGTKGQKVTILTNHFKVSVGSTDGQFYHYSVSLSYEDGRPVDGKGVGRKVIDRLHETYKNDLDGKNFAYDGEKSLFTIGPLPNNKLEFTVVLEDVAPTRNNGNASPDGQDSPNGRERKRLRRPYHSKTFKVEISYAAKIPMQAIQNALRGQESENSQEALRVLDIILRQHAAKQGCLLVRQSFFQDNQNNFTDIGGGVLGCRGFHSSFRATQGGLSLNIDVSTTMIIQPGPVVDFLLANQNARDPYSLDWNKAKRVLKNLRIKVSPSNQEYKITGLSEQLCKDQLFSMKQKNAKNENGEAETLEITIYDYFVNHRNIQLRYSADLPCINVGKPKRPTYIPIELCSLVSLQRYTKALSTFQRASLVEKSRQKPQERMNVLSNVLRTSNYGAEPMLKSCGVNISSNFTQVDGRILPAPRLRVGNGEDFFPRNGRWNFNNKKLVEPSRIERWAVVNFSAPRCDPNNIARDLIRCGEMKGIRIDPPFDIFNEMNQNRRLSPVVRVEKMFEQIQSKLPGAPQFLLCLLPDRKNSDLYGPWKRKNLSEYGIVTQCMAPARVNDQYLTNLLLKINAKLGGLNSMLTIEQTPSIPMISKVPTIILGMDVSHGSPGQSDVPSIAAVVSSRQWPLISRYRASVRTQSPKLEMIDSLFKPVSDKGDEGIMREALLDFYTSSGKRKPDQIIIFRDGVSESQFNQVLNKELDQVIEACKFLDENWNPKFVVIVAQKNHHTKFFQQGSPDNVLPGTVIDNKVCHPKNNDFYLCAHAGMIGTTRPTHYHVLLDQVGFSADDLQELVHSLSYVYQRSTTAISVVAPICYAHLAASQLGQFMKFEDASETSSSHGGVTAPGAISVPQLPRLKDNVSSSMFFC from the exons ATGGATTCGTTTGAGCAAGAGGGAAATGGGGCAGCGCTGGAATCCCTGCCTCCTCCGCCACCTGTGCCTCCTGATGTTGTTCCGATCAAAGCAGAATCGGATGCGAAGAAGATTGTACGACACCCTATGGCAAGGCGTGGTGTTGGAACTAAAGGGCAGAAGGTAACTATACTCACCAATCACTTCAAAGTGAGCGTGGGGAGTACTGATGGACAGTTCTACCATTACAGC GTTTCCCTTTCATATGAAGATGGTCGCCCTGTGGATGGTAAGGGTGTTGGAAGGAAAGTGATTGACAGATTGCATGAGACCTACAAAAATGAtttggatggaaagaattttgcctATGATGGTGAAAAAAGTTTATTTACTATAGGTCCGTTACCAAACAACAAGCTTGAGTTTACTGTTGTACTTGAGGATGTTGCACCTACCAG AAacaatggaaatgcaagccctgATGGCCAGGACAGCCCAAATGGGCGTGAAAGAAAGAGATTAAGAAGACCGTATCATTCAAAGACCTTTAAAGTGGAGATTAGCTATGCTGCGAAGATACCCATGCAAGCAATTCAAAATGCTCTGCGTGGGCAGGAATCTGAAAACTCTCAAGAAGCACTGAGGGTGCTGGATATCATTTTAAGGCAGCATGCTGCTAAACA GGGATGCCTCCTTGTTCGCCAATCTTTCTTTCAAGATAATCAGAACAACTTCACAGACATTGGAGGAGGTGTCCTTGGCTGTAGGGGTTTCCATTCAAGTTTCAGAGCCACTCAAGGAGGCCTTTCACTAAATATCG ATGTATCAACTACCATGATAATTCAACCTGGTCCGGTAGTTGATTTTTTACTTGCAAATCAGAATGCTAGAGATCCTTACTCTCTTGACTGGAACAAG GCAAAACGGGTGCTGAAGAATCTGAGGATAAAAGTTAGTCCGTCTAATCAAGAGTACAAGATTACTGGCTTGAGTGAACAATTGTGCAAGGATCAGTT GTTCTCAATGAAGCAAAAAAATGCAAAAAATGAAAATGGTGAAGCTGAGACACTGGAGATTactatttatgattattttgttaaCCATCGCAACATACAGTTGCGTTATTCTGCTGATTTGCCGTGTATTAATGTTGGGAAGCCTAAGAGGCCAACATATATTCCTATTGAG CTTTGCTCTTTGGTGTCTTTGCAACGCTACACTAAGGCACTATCCACTTTCCAAAGAGCTTCCCTGGTTGAAAAATCGAGGCAGAAACCTCAGGAAAGGATGAATGTTTTATCTAAT GTTTTACGTACCAGTAATTATGGTGCTGAACCAATGCTGAAATCTTGTGGTGTTAATATCAGCTCTAATTTCACCCAAGTGGATGGACGAATTCTGCCAGCACCAAGG TTGAGAGTGGGCAATGGTGAAGATTTCTTTCCAAGGAATGGGCGTTGGAATTTTAACAACAAG AAATTGGTGGAGCCATCTAGGATTGAAAGATGGGCTGTTGTGAACTTCTCGGCTCCTCGTTGTGATCCAAACAACATTGCAAGGGATTTGATTCGTTGTGGAGAAATGAAAGGAATT CGTATTGATCCCCCATTTGATATATTCAATGAGATGAACCAGAATAGACGCCTTTCACCTGTGGTTAGAGTTGAAAAAATGTTTGAGCAGATACAATCTAAACTTCCTGGAGCTCCGCAGTTCCTTCTTTGTCTGCTTCCTGATAGGAAAAACTCTGATCTTTATG GGCCATGGAAGCGGAAGAATCTTTCTGAGTATGGCATCGTGACTCAGTGTATGGCACCAGCTAGGGTGAACGATCAATACCTTACAAATCTTCTTCTGAAGATCAATGCTAAG CTTGGAGGTCTGAATTCAATGCTAACTATTGAGCAAACACCTTCAATCCCTATGATTTCAAAGGTTCCAACTATCATCCTTGGAATGGATGTATCTCATGGTTCTCCTGGGCAGTCTGATGTGCCTTCAATAGCTGCG GTGGTTAGCTCCAGGCAATGGCCATTGATTTCCCGCTATAGGGCATCAGTCCGTACACAGTCTCCGAAGCTTGAAATGATAGATTCTCTTTTCaaaccagtttctgacaaagGGGATGAGGGTATCATGAG gGAGGCTCTCTTAGACTTttatacaagttcagggaagaggaaGCCTGATCAGATCATTATTTTCAG ggatggggttagcgagtctcaGTTCAATCAAGTTTTGAACAAAGAActtgatcaagttattgag gcttgcaagttccttgacgagaaTTGGAACCCTAAGTTTGTGGTTATTGTTGCACaaaaaaaccatcataccaagtttttccagcagggatctcctgacaatgttTTACCTG GTACTGtaattgacaacaaagtatgccatccgaagaacaatgatttttacctttgTGCTCATGCTGGAATGATA GGGACCACAAGGCcgacccactatcatgttctcttagaccaggttGGGTTTTCAGCTGATGATCTGCAGGAgcttgttcattctctatcctacgT gtatcaaaggagcaccacagCCATATCTGTTG TGGCCcctatttgctacgctcatttggcagcttcacagttggggcAATTTATGAAGTTTGAGGATGCTTCAGAGACATCATCGAGCCATGGTGGGGTGACTGCTCCGGGAGCAATTTCTGTACCTCAGCTTCCCAGGTTGAAGGATAATGTCAGCAGCTCCATGTTCTTCTGCTGA
- the LOC108453231 gene encoding LOW QUALITY PROTEIN: lamin-like protein (The sequence of the model RefSeq protein was modified relative to this genomic sequence to represent the inferred CDS: substituted 1 base at 1 genomic stop codon), whose amino-acid sequence MVTVENTESRESVLHRVGGGRYSWKPNVNFTGWAIHEXFFVGDWLYFGFNKQSYRVLQVNETSYPNCIEENFINNITKGGRDVFNLTMPKPYYFLSGRGYCFKRMKVAIFVQNYNHCQSQMGLCSTMLTLFQIFKQS is encoded by the exons ATGGTAACTGTTGAAAACACAGAGAGCAGGGAGTCAGTTCTACATAGGGTTGGAGGCGGAAGATATTCATGGAAACCAAATGTTAACTTCACTGGTTGGGCAATTCATGAGTAGTTCTTTGTTGGTGATTGGCTTT ACTTTGGATTCAACAAGCAGTCATATAGAGTTCTGCAAGTGAACGAGACAAGTTACCCCAATTGCATTGAAGAAAACTTCATCAACAACATAACAAAGGGTGGACGGGACGTTTTTAATCTCACCATGCCAAAACCATACTACTTCTTAAGTGGCAGAGGCTACTGTTTCAAGAGAATGAAAGTCGCCATCTTTGTCCAAAACTACAACCATTGCCAATCACAAATGGGTCTCTGCTCAACAATGTTAActctatttcaaattttcaagcaaaGTTGA